DNA sequence from the Prosthecobacter sp. SYSU 5D2 genome:
CCGGCGGGAGGTGAAGCGCAACTACACCTACGCCTGCGCCCACTGCGGCCTGCGCGTCCAGCGCGTGCGCAAATTCCGCCGCTACACCGCCTGCAGCGCCTGCTGCAACCAGCACAACGGCGGCCAGTACGACTCCCGCTACCGCTTCGTCATGGTGGAAGACCTGCGCAATGGTTGAGCCTGGCTCACGCCTTGGGTATGGCGTTCGGAGTACCGCATTTATGCGGTGATTGGGGGGCCGCGCAGCTTCAAAGATTCCGTCCCGCATTACGCGGACGGTACTCCGAACGCCGGAATGCCGGTGCCAGAGTCCCTGTCGTTATGGGTTCACCTTGTCTGCCCCTCTCAGACGCACACGGCACGTCCACCCTCCATCCCCCTCACTTTCCGCGCTTCAAGTCCTCGCTGGCCTGGTCCAGGATGCGGCGCTCATCTGGCGTCAGGCTGTGCATGCCTTCGCGGCTGATCTTGTCCAGGATGTCATCCACCGCCGGGCTGTGCTTTTTCACCTTGGCCTTCGGTTTGGGGGTGGCCACCGTCTCCTCATCATCGCGGCTGCTACGGGAGCGGGCGGCAGGCCGGGAGCGCGTGGCCGGGCGGGCCTGGAAAGACGGCATGCTGGGAAAGGTCAGCGCGCCCTGCTCATAGCGGATGTAAGCGATGGCTGTGCCCACCTGCCCCGTCAGGATCATCAGGGAGATCCAGTCCCGGTTGGCGATGGCGGACAGGGCCGAGATGCCCACAAACACCGCCGCCAGGATCCACACTTCCAGGGTAAAGAAGATCAGCGAGATCTGCGCCCGGGAATACAGCGCGGCAAAGGCGATGAACACGCCAAACTCCCATTCCAGCATCCCGGCGCAGAGCCGGTCGGAGCCCATCAGGCCCGCCACCGTGATGAGCAGCGGCGTCACCAGCAGCAGGATGACCAGCAGACGCACAAAGCTGCTGCGGCCCAGGTGCCGCTCCACCGCCTCGCCAAAGCGCCAGAACATGAAGCAGCCCAGCAGCAGCCACAGGCTGGGCGGGTTCACCAGGAGGTAGGTCACCGGCGCCCACAGGTGCAGCCGCGCCAGGTCAGAAAAGGAAAACGTCAGGTAGTCCACCGCCTCCGGGGCGGCGGCCATCAGGATCGTGGTCAGGATCATGCTCGCCACCCCGCCCAGGGCGATGGCGGCCGAAAGATAGACCGGATGCCCCTTCCACCAGGTCAGGGGGAGGTGGTCTTTGGATTCAGGCAGCCAGGACATGAGGTAAACTGGAGGCAAATTTCATTTCTGCGAAGAGAAAGATCAACGCCGGAGGCCGCCAGGGTTACAAACATACGACCGCCTTGGAATACCGTGTGCTGCGAACATAACGTTCCTTTCATACGGCCCGAAGGCGGGCCCATACCCTAGATACAAACATCCACCATGATCACACATATTCAGTACTTCGGTTGCGATGCCCGTCCCGACTGGGACGAAAAACTGGAAGCCCTCTTTTTTGAAGCCCGTCAGCACCTGCCCGTGACGGACGCTTCCGCCCGGGTCGAAGAACCCAAAAATGCCACTTACCGATACCGAATAAGCCTCTCCCTGAAGCTCCCCGGTCCGGACATCCAGGTCCATGCGGATGGTTACACCTTCAATGAAGCCCTCATCGGCGTCAGCGCCGCCATCCGGCAGAAGCTGAAGGCCCGCGCCGCCAAAGCCACGAGGAATACCGCCGCCACCCGCGGCGTCAAAGCCGCCCACCGCGGCTAACCCCCCCACCCGGCCCCTCGGGGCTTTCCACACCTTTCACCATCAATGGCAATCCGCCCTGCGGATTGCCATCTTTGTTTTTGGGTATACCTGGCCGGAGTCGCGAGCCGACACGGTTTTGCAAACTTCCCAGACCTGCCTTGGATTCTATACGATTATTCTGTCCTTCATTATTCTGCCGATGCCCGGGCTCAAGAAAGTATGGCAGAATGATAAGGGGCAGAATAATAATAACGGGGCCGAGGTTGCCAGGTTATCCAGCATGGGCGTCTTGTTCGTGACAAAGAGCGGTCCAGTCTTCTTCGGGAACCAGTTTTTCCCCCAGATCAAACGCGGCCGGCATCTCCCACTCTGCAGCACGTTCCCTGCCGGGCGGATGGTGAAGGATGACCTCCTTCAATCCACGGCGCACCACTTCCGCGAAGCTCATTTCGTTTTCAGCGGCGATGCGTTGGGCCTCC
Encoded proteins:
- a CDS encoding rhomboid family intramembrane serine protease, producing MSWLPESKDHLPLTWWKGHPVYLSAAIALGGVASMILTTILMAAAPEAVDYLTFSFSDLARLHLWAPVTYLLVNPPSLWLLLGCFMFWRFGEAVERHLGRSSFVRLLVILLLVTPLLITVAGLMGSDRLCAGMLEWEFGVFIAFAALYSRAQISLIFFTLEVWILAAVFVGISALSAIANRDWISLMILTGQVGTAIAYIRYEQGALTFPSMPSFQARPATRSRPAARSRSSRDDEETVATPKPKAKVKKHSPAVDDILDKISREGMHSLTPDERRILDQASEDLKRGK
- a CDS encoding antitoxin produces the protein MKTEIQIPDALFREAQRIAAENEMSFAEVVRRGLKEVILHHPPGRERAAEWEMPAAFDLGEKLVPEEDWTALCHEQDAHAG